In Salinibacterium sp. dk2585, a single window of DNA contains:
- a CDS encoding DUF3000 domain-containing protein — protein MPNNEAGPIPAPFRDAVDSIRRASFRSELSVNDIPSPSSLSPYSLALSADVTPARHDEDSELGTGRFVLLHDPEAPEAWGGVFRVVCFVQAPLETDIGVDPFLADVAWSWLIDALDARDARYSKPSGTATKILSTGYGELADQGDGAQIELRASWTPEDSDVSAHVEGWGELLCMLAGLPPAEGVASLSARRAARDA, from the coding sequence GTGCCGAACAACGAAGCGGGTCCCATCCCGGCTCCTTTCCGCGATGCCGTGGACTCAATTCGGCGGGCGAGCTTTCGATCAGAGCTCAGCGTCAACGACATCCCCTCCCCCTCATCGCTCTCTCCGTACTCGCTCGCCCTGTCGGCTGATGTGACCCCCGCACGGCACGACGAGGATTCCGAACTGGGCACCGGGCGCTTCGTTCTCCTGCACGACCCGGAGGCTCCCGAGGCGTGGGGCGGGGTCTTCCGCGTCGTCTGCTTTGTGCAGGCACCGCTCGAAACCGACATCGGTGTCGACCCGTTCTTGGCGGATGTCGCGTGGTCGTGGCTCATCGATGCGCTCGACGCTCGCGACGCGCGATATTCGAAGCCGTCCGGCACAGCGACCAAGATTCTCTCCACCGGCTACGGCGAGCTCGCGGACCAGGGCGATGGCGCCCAGATCGAACTGCGTGCGTCGTGGACGCCCGAGGATTCCGATGTCTCAGCTCACGTCGAAGGCTGGGGCGAATTGCTGTGCATGCTCGCCGGCTTGCCGCCGGCCGAAGGTGTCGCGTCTCTTTCAGCGCGCCGGGCGGCGCGGGATGCATGA
- the dxs gene encoding 1-deoxy-D-xylulose-5-phosphate synthase, translated as MSLLETIHGPRDLDGLSPVQLQQLAGEVRRFLITEVSKTGGHLGPNLGVVELTIALHRVFQSPRDPIIFDTGHQSYVHKLLTGRQDFSMLRQKGGLAGYPQRSESVHDVVESSHASSSLSWADGVSRAFEMSGQDDRHVAVVVGDGALTGGMTWEALNNISDDNTRNLVIVVNDNGRSYAPTIGGMARFLNDVRTRRTYRNLHLGSRQLFNRLGSPARALYRGVRGGLHGFLSRFTNNEALYSNLDIKYLGPIDGHDLPALEQALRQAKQYEAPVIVHVITQKGRGYEPALADEADQFHAVGQIDAETGEPVGATNSPSWTSVFADEIVAIAEENPRLVGITAAMLRPVGLHKMAARFPERVLDVGIAEQHAVTSAAGLAFGGLHPVVAVYATFINRAFDQVLMDVALHKAGVTFVLDRAGVTGPDGPSHHGMWDLAILQVVPGIHLSAPRDATRLREQLREAVAIEDAPTVLRFSKGSVGAEVEAVRRTADGVDVLAEAAQQDVLIMTVGPMADIGLDVAARLKQQGIGATVVDPRWVVPIPRSIIEMAAAHRIVISIEDGVRVGGVGTRLRQDMRAAGVDTAVTELGLPDQFLDHATRAEILEQVGLTPQQIARDVVAQVLGSKIPVARQESRRTQVDIDAET; from the coding sequence ATGAGCCTTCTCGAGACCATTCACGGTCCTCGTGATCTCGACGGACTCTCTCCCGTCCAGCTCCAGCAGCTGGCGGGAGAGGTCCGTCGATTCCTTATCACCGAGGTATCGAAGACCGGGGGCCACCTGGGTCCGAACCTCGGAGTGGTAGAGCTGACCATCGCGCTCCACCGGGTGTTCCAGTCGCCGCGCGACCCGATCATCTTCGACACCGGACACCAGTCCTATGTCCACAAGCTCCTCACGGGGCGACAGGACTTCAGTATGCTCCGCCAGAAGGGCGGCCTCGCGGGCTACCCGCAGCGCTCCGAATCGGTGCACGACGTCGTCGAGAGCTCCCACGCCTCAAGCTCGCTGTCATGGGCTGACGGGGTCTCCCGCGCGTTCGAGATGTCTGGCCAGGATGACCGTCATGTGGCGGTCGTCGTCGGCGATGGCGCGCTTACGGGCGGCATGACGTGGGAAGCGCTGAACAATATCAGCGACGACAACACCCGCAACCTTGTCATCGTCGTCAACGACAACGGACGCTCCTACGCCCCGACGATCGGTGGCATGGCGCGCTTCCTGAACGACGTGCGCACCCGCCGTACCTACCGCAACCTGCATCTCGGCAGCCGTCAGCTGTTCAACCGACTCGGCTCGCCGGCTCGGGCCCTCTACCGCGGTGTCCGCGGCGGGCTCCACGGGTTCCTCAGCCGTTTCACCAACAACGAGGCGCTCTACTCGAACCTCGACATCAAGTACCTCGGGCCGATCGACGGCCATGACCTGCCCGCACTCGAGCAGGCGCTTCGCCAGGCGAAGCAATACGAGGCCCCCGTCATCGTGCACGTCATCACCCAAAAGGGGCGCGGATACGAACCCGCCCTCGCGGACGAGGCCGATCAGTTCCACGCGGTGGGGCAGATCGATGCGGAGACGGGTGAACCCGTCGGCGCCACCAATTCCCCGTCGTGGACATCGGTCTTCGCGGATGAAATCGTCGCGATCGCTGAGGAGAATCCTCGACTCGTCGGCATCACGGCGGCGATGCTTCGACCCGTCGGGCTCCACAAGATGGCTGCCCGATTCCCGGAGCGCGTGCTGGATGTGGGAATCGCCGAGCAACACGCCGTCACCTCGGCAGCTGGACTTGCCTTCGGTGGCTTGCATCCCGTCGTGGCCGTCTACGCGACCTTCATCAATCGCGCCTTCGACCAGGTCCTGATGGATGTCGCCCTGCACAAGGCAGGGGTGACGTTCGTGCTCGACCGTGCCGGCGTCACGGGCCCCGATGGTCCCAGCCATCACGGCATGTGGGATCTCGCAATCCTCCAGGTGGTGCCCGGTATCCATCTGAGTGCCCCGCGCGACGCCACCCGCCTGCGCGAACAGCTGCGTGAGGCCGTCGCAATCGAGGATGCCCCCACCGTGCTCCGCTTCTCGAAGGGAAGCGTGGGCGCGGAGGTCGAGGCCGTCAGGCGCACGGCCGATGGCGTTGACGTGCTCGCCGAAGCGGCGCAACAGGACGTACTCATCATGACGGTGGGTCCCATGGCCGACATCGGCCTCGACGTCGCAGCTCGGCTCAAGCAGCAGGGTATCGGCGCGACGGTCGTCGATCCACGCTGGGTCGTGCCGATCCCGCGCAGCATCATCGAGATGGCCGCCGCGCACCGAATCGTCATCTCGATCGAGGACGGCGTACGCGTTGGGGGAGTCGGCACCCGCTTGCGCCAGGACATGCGCGCTGCGGGCGTCGACACGGCGGTGACCGAACTCGGACTTCCCGATCAATTCCTCGACCACGCCACGCGCGCCGAGATCCTTGAACAGGTCGGGCTCACGCCTCAGCAGATCGCGCGTGACGTCGTCGCGCAAGTGCTGGGAAGCAAGATCCCAGTGGCTCGCCAAGAGTCCCGGCGGACGCAGGTCGACATCGACGCAGAAACGTGA
- a CDS encoding acetyl-CoA C-acyltransferase: MQDVVFIDGVRTPFGRAGEKGMYWNTRADDLVVKAMIALLERNPAVPKDRIDEVAIAATTQTGDQGLTLGRSTAILAGLPQTVPGYAIDRMCAGAMTSVTTVAGGIAFGAYDLAIAGGVEHMGHHPMGSGVDPNPRFVAEKLVNAEALNMGNTAEKIHDRFPEITKERADRFALGSQQKFAAAVAAGKIDPDLVPIAVKTAEGWGLASRDEAPRPETTMEGLANLKTPFRPHGRVTAGNSSGLNDGATVSLMASARAAKELGLTPKMRLVSYAFAGVEPEIMGIGPIPSTEKALKKAGLTIDDIGLFELNEAFAVQVLSLLDHYGIADDDPRVNKWGGAIAVGHPLASSGVRLMIQLARQFEEHPEVRYGLTAMCVGLGQGGSVIWENPHFTGRKK; the protein is encoded by the coding sequence ATGCAGGATGTCGTGTTCATCGACGGGGTGAGGACCCCGTTCGGACGAGCCGGCGAAAAGGGTATGTACTGGAACACCCGCGCGGATGATCTCGTCGTGAAGGCGATGATCGCTCTCCTCGAGCGAAACCCCGCGGTGCCGAAGGACCGTATCGATGAGGTGGCGATCGCTGCCACCACCCAGACCGGCGACCAGGGACTGACATTGGGTCGCAGCACCGCGATCCTCGCGGGTCTCCCCCAGACGGTGCCCGGATACGCAATCGACCGTATGTGCGCGGGCGCCATGACCTCCGTCACGACCGTGGCCGGCGGAATCGCCTTCGGTGCCTACGACCTCGCGATCGCGGGCGGTGTCGAGCACATGGGGCACCACCCAATGGGCTCGGGCGTCGACCCCAACCCGCGCTTCGTCGCGGAGAAGCTCGTGAACGCCGAGGCGCTCAACATGGGCAACACGGCGGAGAAGATCCACGACCGCTTCCCTGAGATCACGAAGGAACGCGCCGACCGCTTCGCGCTCGGCAGCCAGCAGAAGTTCGCCGCCGCGGTTGCGGCGGGCAAGATCGACCCGGACCTCGTCCCCATTGCCGTCAAGACGGCCGAAGGCTGGGGCCTCGCATCCCGCGACGAGGCGCCGCGCCCCGAGACGACGATGGAGGGGCTCGCGAACCTGAAGACGCCCTTCCGCCCCCATGGGCGTGTCACGGCAGGTAACTCCTCTGGCCTGAATGACGGAGCAACCGTCAGCCTGATGGCCAGCGCTCGCGCGGCCAAGGAGCTCGGCCTCACGCCCAAGATGCGGCTCGTGAGCTACGCCTTCGCCGGCGTCGAGCCCGAGATCATGGGCATCGGTCCCATCCCGTCCACAGAGAAGGCCCTCAAGAAGGCCGGGCTCACAATCGACGACATCGGGCTCTTCGAGCTTAATGAGGCATTCGCCGTGCAGGTGCTCTCCCTCCTCGACCACTACGGCATCGCCGACGACGACCCGCGGGTGAACAAGTGGGGCGGAGCTATCGCCGTCGGGCATCCTCTCGCGTCGTCCGGCGTGCGACTCATGATCCAGCTCGCCCGCCAGTTCGAGGAGCACCCGGAGGTGCGCTACGGCCTGACCGCGATGTGCGTCGGCCTCGGACAGGGCGGATCGGTCATCTGGGAGAACCCGCACTTTACTGGGAGGAAGAAGTAA
- a CDS encoding SufE family protein: MTEHALPEALSDIRDEFLDVGEKERLTLLLEFANELPELPTRYSEHPDLLERVEECQAPVYLFVEVDDSAVVHLFITAPRESPTTRGFASILTQGLEGLTVDEVLGVPSDFPQTIGLSKAISPLRLHGMTGMLARIKRQVREKTAR, from the coding sequence GTGACTGAACACGCGCTTCCCGAGGCACTCTCCGACATCCGCGACGAGTTCCTCGACGTCGGAGAGAAGGAGAGGCTGACTCTTCTGCTCGAGTTCGCCAACGAGCTTCCAGAGCTGCCCACCCGCTACTCCGAGCATCCGGACCTCCTCGAACGCGTGGAGGAATGTCAGGCTCCCGTCTACCTCTTCGTCGAGGTAGACGATTCCGCCGTGGTGCATCTCTTCATCACTGCGCCGAGGGAATCCCCGACGACCCGCGGTTTCGCATCCATCCTGACGCAGGGCCTCGAAGGGCTGACGGTCGACGAGGTACTCGGCGTTCCCAGCGACTTTCCTCAGACGATCGGCCTGTCGAAGGCGATCAGCCCGCTTCGACTGCACGGCATGACCGGCATGCTCGCCCGGATCAAGCGCCAGGTTCGCGAGAAGACGGCTCGCTGA
- a CDS encoding 3-hydroxyacyl-CoA dehydrogenase NAD-binding domain-containing protein, which translates to MASQFDELTELSADEVVTHSYVTEVPISGGRVLALVTLDNGKDHTRPNTFGPRGLLELDGVLDGLRGRASRGEIAGVAITGKQYILAAGADLSKVSEIPSREAAKQLAQLGHQALGKLHGMGVPSFAFINGLALGGGLEVALHADYRTVDRSGAGIALPEVFLGIIPGWGGAWLLPNLIGIENALKVVIENPLKNNTMLKPQQAFDMGIADVIFDPANFLEESIRWADAVISGAVKVKRSNEPGKIERAVKWDVAIGIAQKMLESRIGKVAKSPYAALELLKAAKNTDRATGFAAEDEKLAELIAGDQFAASIYSFNLVQKRGKRPAGAPDKSLAKPVTKIGVIGAGLMAQQFALLFVRRLKVPVVITDISQEQIDKGLAYIHGEIDKLESKGKLSRDDSNRLKALVTGTTNKADFADADWVIEAIFENLEAKQDVFAEIEKHVVDTAVLATNTSSLSVEQIGAKLAHPERVVGFHFFNPVAVMPLIEVVKTPHTDDATLSTAMVTAAKLYKTAVITADTPGFVVNRVLAKLLGEAMHAVDTGTPFEVVNTAAAPLGLPMSPFELLELVGLKVGAHVLDTHHAAFPERFFESRNLHRLAEHGRIFDRDNKGKIKGFDKQAVKIVSGGSTPMTREEILRRLEDGLADEIKRMLDDGVVAAAEDIDLCMLLGAGWPFQMGGATPYLDRVGASERVFGGTFHSPAIRGIDSAR; encoded by the coding sequence ATGGCATCACAGTTCGATGAACTCACGGAACTCTCCGCAGACGAGGTCGTCACTCACTCCTATGTGACTGAAGTACCGATTTCCGGTGGCCGCGTTCTCGCGCTCGTCACGCTGGACAACGGCAAGGACCACACCCGGCCCAACACCTTCGGCCCGCGCGGACTCCTGGAGCTCGACGGGGTCCTGGACGGCCTGCGCGGGAGGGCCTCTCGTGGGGAGATCGCCGGGGTCGCGATCACCGGTAAGCAGTACATCCTCGCAGCGGGGGCCGACCTCAGCAAGGTGAGCGAGATCCCCAGTCGCGAGGCGGCCAAGCAGCTCGCCCAGCTCGGGCACCAGGCGCTCGGCAAGCTCCACGGCATGGGTGTCCCGTCGTTTGCCTTCATCAACGGCCTCGCACTGGGCGGCGGCCTCGAGGTCGCCCTCCATGCCGACTACCGCACGGTGGACCGTTCGGGTGCCGGAATCGCGCTGCCCGAGGTGTTCCTGGGGATCATCCCCGGATGGGGCGGGGCCTGGCTCCTCCCCAACCTGATCGGCATCGAGAACGCCCTCAAGGTCGTGATCGAGAACCCCCTGAAGAACAACACCATGCTCAAGCCGCAGCAGGCCTTCGACATGGGAATCGCCGACGTCATCTTCGACCCCGCGAACTTCCTCGAGGAGTCGATCCGGTGGGCGGATGCCGTCATCTCGGGTGCCGTGAAGGTCAAGCGTTCCAATGAACCAGGCAAGATTGAACGCGCCGTCAAGTGGGATGTCGCGATCGGCATCGCGCAGAAGATGCTCGAGAGCCGCATCGGCAAGGTTGCGAAGTCGCCCTACGCGGCACTCGAACTGCTCAAGGCGGCGAAGAACACCGACCGTGCGACCGGGTTCGCTGCTGAGGACGAGAAGCTCGCTGAGCTCATTGCTGGCGACCAGTTCGCCGCGAGCATCTACTCCTTCAACCTCGTGCAAAAGCGAGGCAAGCGCCCGGCGGGCGCTCCTGACAAGTCGCTCGCCAAGCCCGTCACGAAGATCGGCGTGATCGGTGCGGGCCTCATGGCCCAGCAGTTCGCACTTCTCTTCGTACGCCGACTCAAGGTGCCGGTCGTGATCACCGACATTTCGCAGGAGCAGATCGACAAGGGACTCGCCTACATCCACGGCGAGATCGACAAGCTCGAGTCGAAAGGCAAGCTGAGCCGCGACGACTCGAACCGCCTGAAGGCTCTCGTGACGGGCACGACGAACAAGGCGGACTTCGCGGACGCGGACTGGGTCATCGAGGCAATCTTCGAGAATCTCGAGGCGAAGCAGGATGTCTTCGCAGAGATCGAGAAGCACGTCGTCGATACGGCGGTCCTGGCGACGAACACCTCCTCGCTCTCGGTCGAGCAGATCGGTGCCAAGCTGGCGCACCCTGAGCGAGTGGTCGGCTTCCACTTCTTCAACCCGGTTGCGGTCATGCCGCTCATCGAGGTCGTAAAGACTCCCCACACGGATGATGCGACCCTGAGCACGGCGATGGTCACCGCCGCGAAGCTCTACAAGACCGCAGTGATTACGGCAGACACGCCCGGATTCGTTGTGAACCGCGTGCTCGCGAAGCTTCTCGGCGAGGCGATGCACGCGGTGGACACGGGCACCCCCTTCGAGGTTGTCAACACGGCGGCGGCCCCGCTCGGCCTGCCCATGTCACCGTTCGAGCTGCTTGAGCTTGTCGGACTGAAGGTCGGCGCCCACGTGCTCGACACTCACCACGCGGCCTTCCCTGAGCGCTTCTTCGAGAGCAGGAACCTGCACCGCCTGGCGGAGCACGGTCGCATCTTCGATCGCGACAACAAGGGCAAGATCAAGGGCTTCGACAAGCAGGCAGTCAAGATCGTGTCCGGCGGCTCTACGCCCATGACACGCGAGGAAATCCTTCGCCGGCTCGAGGACGGTCTGGCCGACGAGATCAAGCGAATGCTGGATGACGGTGTCGTGGCCGCGGCGGAGGACATTGACCTCTGCATGCTGCTCGGGGCCGGCTGGCCGTTCCAGATGGGTGGTGCAACGCCTTACCTCGACCGGGTGGGAGCATCCGAGCGAGTCTTCGGGGGCACCTTCCACTCCCCCGCTATCAGGGGAATCGACTCAGCGCGCTGA
- a CDS encoding S9 family peptidase, producing MYLARRHAAPARPWWFAVGLLSAIGLTAAAVFVGVASFVARLVVTPPRRAIEDMRILDHDVDRGTITLTRTVDSVIEGRYGLWFDRDSGYAKVGDVMRLGANSVVRELHAVEEGTPRRGARCRLSGWYYRDPSELGVPFDEVDISTTIGAAPAWRVPAHDDLGRWVIQVHGRAVDRREVIRAVPVFRDAGFTSLLVSYRNDGLAPGSDDGLYALGDIEWLDVEAAIRFAVDNGAKQIILMGWSMGGATVLQAVSRSRLAHFVTGIVLESPVVDWVTALDHQAGTRHIPRVITATVYRLLTRPWGRVMTGQAAPIDLRRLDFVTRAMELRLPMLILHSDDDRFVPNSASRALAHARPDIVTFPEITGAGHTRVWNVDPERWTRMIREWLDARVSEPSSREPGA from the coding sequence GTGTACCTTGCACGCAGGCACGCCGCTCCCGCTCGCCCCTGGTGGTTCGCGGTCGGCCTGCTGTCGGCCATCGGCCTCACCGCCGCCGCCGTGTTCGTGGGTGTGGCCTCCTTCGTCGCTCGCCTCGTCGTCACGCCACCCCGCCGGGCCATTGAGGATATGAGGATCCTCGACCATGACGTCGATCGCGGAACCATCACCCTGACACGAACAGTCGACTCCGTCATTGAAGGCCGATACGGACTCTGGTTTGATCGGGACTCCGGCTACGCGAAGGTCGGAGACGTGATGAGACTGGGCGCGAACAGCGTTGTTCGAGAGCTCCATGCTGTCGAGGAGGGCACGCCGCGCCGCGGGGCCAGGTGCCGCTTGTCCGGCTGGTACTACCGCGATCCGAGCGAGCTCGGCGTCCCTTTCGACGAGGTCGATATCTCGACGACGATCGGCGCCGCCCCCGCGTGGCGTGTTCCCGCACACGACGACCTCGGCAGGTGGGTGATCCAGGTCCATGGCCGAGCGGTCGACCGTCGCGAGGTCATTCGCGCTGTGCCGGTATTCCGCGACGCCGGCTTTACCTCGCTCCTCGTCTCCTATCGCAACGACGGACTTGCGCCAGGCAGCGACGACGGACTCTATGCCCTCGGCGACATTGAGTGGCTCGACGTCGAGGCGGCAATCCGCTTCGCCGTCGACAACGGCGCCAAGCAGATCATCCTCATGGGCTGGTCGATGGGCGGCGCAACCGTGCTGCAGGCTGTCTCGCGCTCACGACTCGCGCACTTTGTCACCGGAATCGTGCTCGAATCGCCAGTCGTCGACTGGGTAACCGCCCTCGACCACCAAGCGGGTACCCGACACATCCCCCGCGTCATCACGGCAACCGTCTACCGTCTACTGACTCGCCCCTGGGGCCGGGTGATGACCGGGCAGGCCGCGCCCATCGACCTGCGTCGACTCGACTTCGTGACGCGTGCGATGGAGCTCCGACTTCCCATGCTCATCCTGCACAGCGACGATGACAGGTTCGTGCCTAACTCGGCATCACGGGCGCTGGCCCACGCACGGCCCGACATCGTCACGTTCCCCGAGATCACCGGCGCAGGGCACACGCGCGTGTGGAACGTGGACCCCGAGCGATGGACGCGCATGATCCGCGAGTGGCTCGATGCCCGGGTCAGCGAGCCGTCTTCTCGCGAACCTGGCGCTTGA
- a CDS encoding ribonuclease D, with protein MTDATPEAAEPKAHTVIDTRDEYLEAVALIAAGEGPVAVDAERASGYRYSQRAYLIQIFRRDAGTFLFDPPAIGAMTELNEAIQQVEWVFHAASQDLDCLKEVGLVPQRIFDTELGARLAGLPRVGLGTVVESLLGIHLAKEHSAADWSTRPLPESWLLYAALDVELLPDLREAVAKLLEEQGKTEIAAQEFADVLTRPARPSSRGEGWRRLSGVHSVRGGRNLAVAKALWEARDAYAREIDTAPGRLVPDASLVAAAKALPSSKKELAGLKEFVGRASRTELSRWWAAIETGLASTELPTLRVPGGDAVPPPKAWADRNPDADERLKIVRPRIVELAEELQLPVENLLTPDTLRRVSWSPPEPLSAESLADALASHGARQWQIEATVQIIHEAFVEATQSASERDNAAS; from the coding sequence ATGACGGATGCCACCCCCGAGGCGGCTGAACCGAAGGCCCACACGGTCATCGACACGCGCGACGAGTATCTCGAGGCGGTCGCACTGATTGCCGCGGGAGAGGGGCCGGTCGCGGTCGACGCCGAACGCGCATCCGGATATCGCTATTCCCAACGCGCGTATCTCATCCAGATCTTCCGCCGTGATGCGGGCACCTTCCTCTTCGACCCGCCGGCGATCGGTGCCATGACGGAGCTGAACGAGGCAATCCAGCAAGTCGAGTGGGTGTTCCATGCCGCGAGCCAGGATCTCGACTGCCTGAAGGAGGTCGGGCTCGTCCCCCAACGGATCTTCGACACGGAACTAGGCGCACGTCTCGCCGGGCTCCCGAGAGTCGGTCTCGGCACCGTGGTCGAGTCGCTCCTCGGGATCCACCTTGCGAAGGAGCACTCGGCGGCGGACTGGTCGACGAGGCCCCTCCCCGAGTCCTGGCTGCTCTACGCAGCCCTCGATGTCGAGCTTCTCCCAGACCTCCGCGAAGCTGTCGCCAAGCTCCTGGAGGAACAAGGCAAGACCGAGATCGCGGCGCAGGAGTTCGCTGACGTGCTCACGCGTCCTGCCCGCCCGAGTTCACGTGGTGAGGGGTGGCGTCGCCTTTCCGGCGTGCACTCGGTCCGGGGCGGCCGCAACCTCGCTGTCGCGAAGGCACTGTGGGAAGCGCGGGATGCCTACGCTCGCGAGATCGACACCGCCCCGGGCAGGCTCGTCCCCGACGCGAGCCTCGTCGCCGCCGCCAAGGCGCTCCCTTCCAGCAAAAAGGAACTCGCCGGCCTCAAGGAGTTCGTGGGTCGAGCCAGCCGAACTGAGCTGTCCCGCTGGTGGGCGGCGATCGAGACGGGCCTCGCGAGCACGGAACTGCCGACACTGCGGGTGCCCGGGGGAGACGCCGTCCCGCCCCCAAAGGCATGGGCGGATCGCAACCCCGATGCTGATGAGCGGCTCAAGATCGTGCGGCCCCGCATCGTCGAGCTAGCGGAGGAGCTGCAGCTCCCAGTAGAGAACCTCCTGACCCCCGACACGCTCCGGCGCGTCTCGTGGTCGCCTCCCGAGCCGCTGAGTGCAGAAAGTCTCGCTGATGCCCTCGCTTCCCATGGCGCCAGGCAGTGGCAGATTGAAGCTACTGTACAGATCATCCACGAAGCCTTTGTAGAGGCTACACAGTCTGCCTCGGAGCGCGACAACGCCGCTTCGTAG
- a CDS encoding sulfurtransferase, with product MTVARDENPKFAEYAHPERLVSTEWLAHNLGQPGLVVVESDEDVLLYETGHIPGAVKIDWHTELNDPVQRDYIDGEEFARLMSEKGISRDSTVVIYGDKSNWWAAYALWVFTLFGHEDVRLLDGGRAKWEAEGREYTTDVPMPEPTDYPVVERDDSAIRAYRDDVIAHLGKPLIDVRSPEEYSGQRTTAPAYPEESSLRAGHIPTAVSIPWGKAAAEDGTFRSRDELERLYFDEANISKDDDVIAYCRIGERSSHTWFVLAFLLGIENVRNYDGSWTEWGSAVRVPIVIGEEPGDAPQR from the coding sequence ATGACCGTCGCACGAGACGAGAATCCGAAGTTCGCCGAGTACGCCCATCCTGAGCGCCTTGTGAGCACTGAATGGCTCGCCCACAACCTCGGCCAGCCGGGCCTCGTCGTCGTCGAATCAGACGAAGACGTGCTGCTCTACGAGACTGGCCACATCCCCGGCGCAGTCAAGATCGACTGGCACACCGAACTCAACGACCCCGTTCAGCGCGACTACATAGACGGCGAGGAGTTCGCCCGTCTGATGTCAGAGAAAGGCATCTCGCGGGATTCCACCGTCGTGATCTACGGCGACAAGAGCAACTGGTGGGCTGCGTATGCCCTCTGGGTCTTCACGCTCTTCGGCCACGAGGATGTGCGCCTCCTCGACGGCGGACGCGCCAAGTGGGAAGCGGAGGGGCGCGAATACACGACCGACGTGCCCATGCCCGAGCCCACCGACTACCCAGTGGTCGAGCGTGACGACTCTGCGATCCGCGCCTATCGTGACGATGTCATCGCCCACCTCGGCAAGCCCCTCATCGACGTACGCTCGCCGGAGGAGTACTCGGGTCAGCGCACGACCGCGCCCGCATACCCGGAGGAGTCGTCGCTGCGCGCCGGGCACATCCCGACAGCCGTCAGCATCCCATGGGGAAAGGCAGCGGCAGAGGACGGCACATTCCGCTCGCGCGACGAGCTCGAGCGCCTCTACTTCGACGAGGCAAACATCTCGAAGGACGACGACGTCATCGCCTACTGCCGCATCGGAGAACGTTCGAGCCACACCTGGTTCGTACTCGCCTTCCTCCTTGGCATCGAGAACGTGCGCAACTACGACGGTTCCTGGACGGAATGGGGATCTGCGGTGCGGGTGCCCATCGTCATCGGCGAGGAGCCTGGTGACGCTCCCCAGCGTTGA
- the zapE gene encoding cell division protein ZapE, protein MTVDQPSPATTAPSSLLQRDDRLSGKEMVEHLVPPRQFMQASLDNYRPDPDFPSQADAVAAVRDFASGAAPKRGGLFSRKKSDDSRPGIYLDGGFGVGKTHLLASLWHRARGRKYFGTFIEYTALVGALGYSDTVKALKGASLICIDEFELDDPGDTRLMARLLGELVASGTRIAATSNTPPNALGEGRFAAQDFLREIDALAGQFNTVRVDGVDYRHRENSGHAVTVPSEEIAERLTGIEGETTLDDFAAVLGLLGRVHPSRYVKVVDNVAAIGLLDVQAFTSQTDALRFVAFVDRLYDAQVQIVASGTPLDEIFPADMLAGGYRKKYLRAVSRLIALTSGQRE, encoded by the coding sequence TTGACCGTTGACCAGCCCTCTCCCGCCACGACTGCTCCCTCAAGCCTGCTGCAGCGGGATGACAGACTCTCGGGCAAGGAGATGGTGGAGCACCTGGTGCCGCCTCGCCAGTTCATGCAAGCTTCGCTCGACAATTACCGTCCAGACCCCGACTTCCCCTCCCAGGCCGACGCGGTCGCGGCAGTGCGCGACTTTGCCTCGGGTGCTGCCCCGAAGCGCGGTGGGCTCTTCTCGCGCAAGAAGAGCGACGATTCGCGCCCCGGTATCTACCTCGACGGTGGCTTCGGCGTTGGCAAGACTCATCTCCTCGCCTCACTGTGGCACCGCGCACGCGGCCGCAAGTACTTTGGCACCTTCATCGAGTACACCGCCCTCGTGGGCGCGCTCGGCTATTCCGACACGGTCAAGGCGCTGAAGGGCGCGTCGCTGATCTGCATTGATGAGTTCGAACTGGATGACCCGGGCGACACGCGGCTGATGGCGCGCCTCCTCGGGGAACTCGTCGCGTCGGGCACGCGCATCGCCGCGACATCCAACACCCCTCCGAACGCGCTGGGGGAGGGCCGCTTCGCCGCCCAGGACTTCCTTCGCGAGATCGACGCGCTTGCGGGACAGTTCAACACGGTGCGTGTCGACGGTGTCGACTACCGCCACCGCGAGAACTCAGGTCACGCCGTGACTGTTCCCAGTGAGGAGATCGCGGAGCGCCTCACTGGGATCGAAGGGGAGACGACCCTCGACGATTTCGCCGCGGTGTTGGGACTGCTCGGGCGGGTACATCCGTCCCGCTACGTCAAGGTGGTCGACAACGTCGCTGCGATCGGCCTGCTCGATGTGCAGGCCTTCACGAGCCAGACCGACGCGCTCCGATTCGTCGCGTTCGTCGACCGCCTCTACGACGCCCAAGTGCAGATCGTCGCGAGCGGAACCCCGCTCGACGAGATCTTCCCCGCAGACATGCTCGCCGGCGGGTACCGCAAGAAGTACCTGCGCGCGGTGTCGCGCCTGATCGC